A section of the Primulina eburnea isolate SZY01 chromosome 1, ASM2296580v1, whole genome shotgun sequence genome encodes:
- the LOC140815752 gene encoding LOW QUALITY PROTEIN: probable glycosyltransferase At5g03795 (The sequence of the model RefSeq protein was modified relative to this genomic sequence to represent the inferred CDS: deleted 2 bases in 2 codons): MSAVKPQQMSSSSSIFTLRGSLLTLSIVTLVSFTYISFKSLNSPSLQSPNSPLTSQSQVKNDADLVPAVKDMDASDDEYGDVFHSPKVFRLNYEEMKIRFKIYVYSDGDPNTYYQTPRKLTGKYASEGYFFQNLRESNYVTDDPNLADLFFIPISCHKMRGKGISYDNMTIIVQNYVDGLMSKYPYWNRTLGADHFFVTCHDVGVRATEGLPNLIKNSIRVVCSPSYDVGFIPHKDVALPQVLQPFALPAGGNDVENRTILGFWAGHRNSKIRVILARVWENDTELDISNNRINRATGHLEYQKRFYRNKFCICPGGSQVNSARITDSIHYGCIPVILSDFYDLPFNDILNWRKFAVVLKERDVYQLKQILKNITQAEFVTLHNNLVKVQKHFQWNSPPVKHDAFHMVMYELWLRHHVIKY, encoded by the exons ATGTCGGCGGTGAAACCCCAGCAGATGTCGTCTTCCTCCTCCATATTCACTCTCCGAGGCTCCCTACTCACTCTTAGTATCGTAACACTAGTGTCCTTCACTTACATTTCCTTTAAATCCCTCAACTCCCCGTCTCTACAATCCCCCAATTCCCCTCTCACCTCTCAATCTCAG gTGAAAAACGACGCAGATTTGGTTCCTGCGGTTAAAGATATGGATGCGAGTGATGATGAATATGGCGACGTTTTCCACAGTCCGAAGGTGTTTAGGTTGAACTATGAGGAAATGAAGATAAGATTTAAGATTTACGTATATTCGGATGGGGATCCGAATACGTATTACCAGACCCCGAGGAAGCTGACGGGGAAGTACGCGAGCGAGGGGTATTTTTTCCAGAATCTTAGAGAGAGCAATTACGTGACGGATGATCCGAAtcttgcagatttgttcttcatTCCGATCTCTTGTCATAAGATGCGAGGCAAG GGAATATCCTATGACAATATGACCATA ATCGTCCAGAACTACGTGGACGGCTTAATGTCCAAGTATCCATATTGGAACAGAACGCTGGGTGCAGATCACTTCTTTGTTACTTGCCAC GATGTTGGTGTGAGGGCCACTGAAGGACTTCCAAATCTGATAAAAAATTCGATTCGTGTTGTTTGCTCTCCAAGTTATGATGTTGGCTTCATACCACATAAAGATGTTGCTCTCCCTCAAGTTCTTCAACCATTTGCCCTTCCAGCTGGAGGAAATGATGTGGAAAATAG gaCAATTCTCGGTTTCTGGGCCGGGCATAGAAATTCTAAAATCAGGGTCATTTTGGCGCGTGTATGGGAAAATGATACAGAACTTGATATTTCAAATAACAGAATTAACAGGGCGACTGGACATCTTGAGTATCAAAAGAGATTTTACAGAAATAAATTCTGCATATGTCCTGGTGGTTCTCAGGTGAATAGTGCCCGCATAACAGATTCTATACATTATGGATGCATACCTG TGATACTTTCTGATTTCTATGACTTGCCTTTCAATGATATTCTGAATTGGAGAAAGTTTGCGGTGGTACTAAAGGAGAGAGATGTTTATCAGCTTAAACAAATTCTTAAGAATATAACACAAGCAGAATTTGTCACACTGCACAACAATTTGGTCAAG GTCCAGAAGCACTTCCAATGGAACTCGCCTCCTGTGAAACACGATGCATTCCATATGGTCATGTATGAGCTCTGGTTACGACACCATGTGATCAAATACTAA
- the LOC140815658 gene encoding LOW QUALITY PROTEIN: uncharacterized protein (The sequence of the model RefSeq protein was modified relative to this genomic sequence to represent the inferred CDS: deleted 2 bases in 2 codons): MNGVLRSAASVFPLEMKRSISAIITPQPLLSSGQSSFFVIFSFFKPLSFSIAPAAEPVSQSESSVGEISFQLFSLLSQPNWQKHPSFKRLIPVISPSLFSSFLSQHPHLNPHTALGFFNILSGAPTFKPNVQTYSSLLRILIRSRNFGVAEKTRMLMIKSCDTAEEAGLALCVLREMNSCHDDFRFKLSVRCYNTLLMMLTRFLMIDDIKCVYGEMLDDKMSPNIYTFNTLINAFCKLGDVSEAELYLNKILQAGLRPDTHTYTSFILGHCRRKDVDAGRMIFMTMPQKGCRRNEVSYNNLMHGLCEAGRVDEAKGLFMEMGVDNCKPNVRTYTILINALCGLDRRLEALNLFQEMKEKGCEPNVHTYTVIIDGACKDGKLDEAQGILNAMLDRNLAPSVVTYNALINGYCKKGMVDAALEIFDTMKARNCSPNVRTYNELISGFCEIRNVHKAMALLTKMQEQNMSPDIVTFNLLVYGQCKDGDLDCAFHLLRIMKEKNVVADQITFGTLIDALCEKGRVDKAYEIFDSLKVKGIKANEVIYTALIDGYCNVEKVDFALTLFEKMLTEGCLPNLASYNALINGLCKAKRLPEAAQFMERMLDAGMKPSIVTYTVLVDQMLKELAFEQAYKVLNQMIALGHKPDVCIYTSFLLAYCNQGKLKEAEDVMVEMKKEGVLPDLMAYTVLIDGYGRSGSVNLAFDTFVSMVTAGYEPSNYTYSVLIKHLSIAKQIKENDSGTRLRLKMDSGSINIVDVWKIMEYDTALKLFKEMNERGCMPNITTYDALITGLCREGRITEAWRLVAHMKQCGISPNEVIYNTLLSCCCKLKLYEEALDVVETMHKHEFLPHLEPYKLLICGLYEKGNNEKAKSIFSRLLHCGYNYDEVAWKVLIDGLQKRGFLDGSFELFTVMEKNGCQVNPQTSTMIMDGLMVERDGP, encoded by the exons ATGAATGGCGTCCTCCGCTCCGCCGCCTCCGTATTCCCCCTCGAGATGAAACGATCGATATCCGCCATTATTACACCGCAGCCGCTACTCTCCTCAGGTCAATCTTCCTTTTTTGTCATCTTTTCATTCTTCAAACCCCTATCGTTCTCTATCGCACCCGCAGCCGAACCCGTTTCCCAATCAGAATCATCTGTCGGTGAAATCTCCTTTCAATTGTTTTCTCTACTCTCCCAACCCAATTGGCAAAAGCATCCTTCTTTCAAGAGATTAATCCCGGTGATATCCCCTTCACTTTTCTCCTCATTCCTCTCTCAGCATCCTCATCTCAATCCTCATACTGCCCTCGGATTCTTCAATATTCTCTCCGGTGCCCCCACTTTTAAGCCAAATGTGCAGACGTATTCATCTCTGTTACGCATTTTGATCCGGAGTAGGAATTTCGGGGTCGCGGAGAAAACGAGGATGCTGATGATTAAGTCCTGTGACACTGCCGAGGAAGCGGGTCTGGCATTGTGTGTTTTGCGGGAGATGAATAGTTGCCATGATGATTTTAGATTTAAACTTAGTGTGAGGTGCTATAACACGCTCTTGATGATGCTGACGAGGTTTCTTATGATTGATGACATTAAATGTGTTTATGGGGAGATGTTGGATGATAAGATGTCTCCAAATATTTATACTTTTAATACATTGATTAATGCATTTTGTAAATTGGGTGATGTGAGTGAAGCTGAGTTGTATCTGAATAAGATTTTGCAGGCTGGGTTGAGACCCGATACGCATACGTACACGTCATTTATTTTAGGACATTGCAGGAGAAAGGATGTTGATGCTGGAAGAATGATTTTCATGACAATGCCACAAAAGGGTTGTCGGAGGAATGAAGTTTCTTACAATAACTTGATGCATGGATTGTGTGAAGCAGGAAGGGTGGACGAGGCAAAGGGGCTATTCATGGAAATGGGGGTTGATAATTGTAAGCCGAATGTCCGAACCTACACAATTCTTATCAATGCTTTGTGTGGTTTGGATAGGAGGTTGGAGGCTTTGAACTTGTTCCAGGAGATGAAGGAAAAGGGTTGTGAGCCCAATGTTCACACTTATACAGTTATTATTGATGGTGCTTGTAAAGATGGTAAGCTGGATGAAGCACAGGGAATATTGAATGCTATGTTAGATAGGAATTTGGCTCCAAGCGTAGTGACTTATAATGCATTGATCAATGGGTACTGTAAGAAGGGGATGGTTGATGCTGCTCTTGAGATATTTGACACGATGAAGGCAAGAAATTGTAGTCCAAATGTACGGACATATAATGAGTTAATATCTGGATTCTGTGAGATAAGAAATGTGCACAAGGCAATGGCT CTTCTCACTAAGATGCAAGAGCAGAATATGTCTCCAGATATAGTCACTTTTAACCTTTTAGTTTATGGACAATGTAAGGATGGTGATCTAGATTGCGCTTTTCACCTGCTTAGGATAATGAAAGAGAAAAATGTTGTCGCTGATCAGATTACTTTTGGTACTCTTATTGATGCTTTATGTGAGAAAGGAAGGGTTGATAAGGCTTATGAAATATTTGATTCTCTCAAAGTGAAAGGAATAAAGGCTAATGAAGTTATATATACTGCTTTGATCGATGGTTACTGCAATGTGGAAAAGGTTGATTTTGCCTTGactttatttgaaaaaatgCTCACTGAGGGTTGCCTTCCAAACTTGGCTTCTTACAATGCGCTGATCAACGGGTTGTGCAAAGCAAAAAGACTACCTGAAGCTGCACAATTTATGGAAAGGATGTTGGATGCAGGCATGAAGCCCTCAATTGTTACTTACACTGTTCTCGTGGATCAAATGCTAAAAGAGTTGGCGTTTGAACAAGCATATAAGGTTTTAAATCAAATGATTGCTCTGGGGCATAAACCTGATGTCTGTATATACACTTCATTCCTTCTTGCTTATTGCAACCAAGGAAAATTGAAAGAAGCAGAAGATGTAATGGTTGAAATGAAAAAAGAAGGTGTCCTACCTGATTTGATGGCTTACACAGTGTTAATTGATGGATATGGACGTTCAGGATCCGTAAATCTTGCTTTTGATACCTTTGTATCTATGGTTACTGCTGGGTATGAACCATCTAATTATACATATTCTGTTTtaataaaacatctctcaatTGCAAAACAAATCAAGGAAAATGACAGTGGAACAAGGCTTCGTCTGAAAATGGATAGTGGCTCTATTAATATTGTTGATGTATGGAAAATTATGGAATATGATACAGCTCTCAAACTCTTTAAGGAGATGAATGAGCGTGGATGCATGCCGAATATAACCACTTAC GATGCACTCATCACTGGACTTTGCAGAGAAGGGCGCATCACTGAAGCCTGGAGGTTGGTTGCTCATATGAAACAATGTGGAATCTCTCCAAATGAAGTCATATACAACACACTACTAAGCTGTTGCTGCAAATTGAAACTGTATGAGGAAGCTCTAGATGTAGTTGAGACCATGCACAAGCATGAATTTTTGCCTCATTTAGAGCCCTATAAGTTACTTATTTGTGGTTTATATGAAAAGGGAAATAATGAGAAAGCTAAATCAATCTTCTCCAGGTTGCTTCACTGTGGTTACAATTATGATGAAGTGGCTTGGAAGGTTTTAATTGATGGCTTGCAAAAAAGAGGGTTTCTGGACGGAAGCTTTGAGTTGTTTACCGTCATGGAAAAAAATGGCTGCCAGGTTAATCCTCAGACTTCGACAATGATAATGGATGGGCTAATGGTTGAAAGAGATGGACCATAA
- the LOC140815863 gene encoding 8-hydroxygeraniol dehydrogenase-like, which yields MAKSPETEHPVKAVGWASNDTSGVLAPFKFSRRATGEHDMQFKVLYCGVCHSDLHMVKNEWGFTLYPIVPGHEIVGIVTEVGEKVEKFKVGDKVGVGGLVGSCRQCDQCAIDLENYCPKQIFTYSMPCADGTVTYGGYSNLMVADEHFVIRWPENLPLDIGAPLLCAGISTYSPLRFFGLDKPGLKVGIVGFGGLGHVAVKFAKAFGTHVTVISTSINKKKEAMESLGADEFLVSRDPEQMQAAAGTLDGILDTVSAVHPLVPLISLLKPDGKLILLGAPEKPLELHTFPLIQGENKCLLGKN from the exons ATGGCGAAATCACCGGAAACAGAGCACCCAGTGAAGGCTGTTGGATGGGCTTCAAATGACACTTCTGGGGTTTTAGCTCCTTTCAAGTTCTCCAGAAG GGCTACTGGGGAGCATGATATGCAGTTCAAAGTTCTGTATTGTGGCGTGTGCCATTCTGATCTTCATATGGTCAAGAACGAATGGGGATTTACTCTATATCCTATCGTTCCTGG GCATGAGATCGTGGGGATTGTTACTGAGGTAGGTGAAAAGGTGGAGAAATTCAAGGTTGGAGACAAAGTAGGCGTAGGTGGCTTGGTCGGATCATGCCGCCAATGTGATCAGTGTGCTATTGATCTCGAAAACTACTGTCCCAAACAAATATTCACATACAGTATGCCTTGCGCTGACGGGACCGTTACATACGGAGGTTATTCTAATCTCATGGTTGCTGACGAGCATTTCGTCATTCGTTGGCCTGAGAATCTGCCTCTCGATATTGGTGCTCCTCTCTTATGTGCTGGGATCTCGACTTACAGCCCATTAAGGTTCTTTGGACTTGACAAGCCGGGGTTGAAAGTTGGTATAGTTGGTTTTGGTGGCCTCGGCCATGTAGCCGTGAAGTTTGCTAAGGCTTTCGGGACTCATGTGACAGTCATCAGTACGTCGATCAATAAAAAGAAGGAAGCTATGGAAAGTCTTGGCGCTGATGAGTTTTTAGTTAGCCGTGATCCTGAGCAGATGCAG GCTGCAGCAGGAACTTTGGATGGAATCCTTGATACTGTGTCCGCAGTTCATCCCCTAGTACCTTTGATAAGTTTGTTAAAGCCCGATGGAAAGCTTATCTTGCTTGGTGCTCCAGAAAAGCCACTCGAGCTTCACACCTTTCCCCTGATTCAAGGTGAGAATAAATGTCTGTTAGGAAAAAATTGA